In Hyla sarda isolate aHylSar1 chromosome 9, aHylSar1.hap1, whole genome shotgun sequence, the following proteins share a genomic window:
- the YIF1B gene encoding protein YIF1B has protein sequence MNRESSFRAPSKRRLRGSNPNMASPHQLFDDTSAGPMAPGAEYHNHGSPALSIPTQAFLSEPMSNFAMAYGSSLATQGKEMVDKNIDRIIPVNKLKYYFAVDTVYVGKKIGLLLFPYMHRDWEVRYQQDTPVAPRFDVNAPDLYIPVMAFITYILVAGLALGTQNNFSPEILGMQASSALAWLIVEVFAILLSLYLVTVNTDLTTVDLIAFSGYKYVGMISGVLCGLLFGKTGYYIVLSWCCVSIVFFMIRTLRLKILSEAAAEGVLVRGARNQLRMYLTMAVAAVQPLFMYWLTYHLVR, from the exons ATGAACCGGGAGAGCAGCTTCAGGGCCC CTTCAAAGCGGCGCCTCCGAGGCTCCAACCCCAATATGGCCAGCCCACATCAGTTATTTGATGACACAAGTGCCGGCCCCATGGCTCCTGGTGCAGAATACCACAACCATGGCTCTCCAGCTCTGAGCATCCCTACTCAGGCCTTCCTGTCAGAACCTATGTCCAATTTTGCCATGGCATATGGGAGCAGCTTGGCCACCCAAGGCAAGGAGATGGTGGACAAAAAT ATTGACAGAATCATCCCAGTAAACAAGCTCAAGTATTATTTTGCAGTTGACACAGTTTATGTTGGAAAAAAGATTGGGCTGCTCCTCTTCCCCTACATGCATCGG gactGGGAGGTCAGGTACCAGCAAGATACCCCTGTAGCTCCACGATTTGATGTCAATGCTCCAGACCTGTACATTCCAG TCATGGCTTTTATCACTTATATTCTGGTTGCTGGGCTGGCTTTGGGAACACAGAACAA CTTTTCCCCCGAGATCTTGGGCATGCAGGCCAGCTCTGCCTTAGCCTGGCTCATAGTGGAGGTGTTTGCCATTCTTCTCAGCCTCTATCTGGTGACTGTAAataccgacctcaccacggtggatCTTATAGCGTTCTCTGGTTACAAATATGTGGG GATGATCTCGGGAGTTCTGTGTGGCCTCCTCTTTGGGAAGACTGGGTACTACATCGTTCTAAGCTGGTGCTGCGTCTCTATAGTATTCTTCATG ATTCGAACCTTGAGGTTAAAGATCCTGTCAGAAGCTGCAGCAGAAGGCGTTCTGGTTCGCGGTGCCAGGAACCAGCTGCGTATGTACCTGACTATGGCAGTCGCTGCAGTGCAGCCCCTCTTCATGTACTGGCTGACGTACCACCTAGTGAGATGA